One window of the Panulirus ornatus isolate Po-2019 chromosome 47, ASM3632096v1, whole genome shotgun sequence genome contains the following:
- the Rgl gene encoding ral guanine nucleotide dissociation stimulator-like 1 isoform X6 has protein sequence MVNCKAPTWRLWGEEKCEGAIYTVYLKKVRYHHPSRSITQESDDDEISHLEWETVRVRFLKAGTLEKLIESLASDTGELESTFVNVFLATYRTFSSTKQVLNLILDRYLALDSSNNKINVAPHLREDHKKALRLTLQVWLDGYPEDFRVPPAFACLHQLWEFTKTHLPDSDLHIKVGYKLEKMKREEEMKGSPMLEKILSCEEMRVHCSSPMSNGNHQPYEFLDIPESTFAQQLTRMDTVLFKGVIAHQCLGSVWSRRDRGRGDAAATVTATIDQFNAVSFRVQSTILVDTELKPSQRARLIVKWIDIAQELRMHKNFSSLKAIISGLQSNPIYRLKKTWGAVIKDKAELFEELARIFSEENNQLNQRELLMKEGTAKHAQTAHANDRHLPKALEKLAINPLATSYGTIPYLGTFLTDLTMIDTAIQDTVANGLINFDKKRKEFEVLAQIRLLQGAANAYKIERDEMFERWWDSVLVLDDKEAWRLSCQIEPQGSSAQSSTREGRIRKRAQFGHRKNDSIASTSSGSSSSQFLFDNDSLTSPASHNDSCSLERKMSTSSSSSSLPSLDVSVHSGGTTASGRTPERISNTLQQPPKSSPYITPDFYIIRVSIESSAHEIEGVNLYKSIMLSNSERTVSVIRKAMEKHGFEGNPEDYTLAQFLPDGEMLLPASANVYYAINTQYDLNFVLRRRRHGDENTIIRRNPAKDHKVRKKLLVT, from the exons GCGCCGACGTGGCGACTATGGGGCGAGGAAAAATGCGAAGGCGCCATCTACACCGTGTACTTGAAGAAGGTCCGCTACCACCACCCCTCAAGGAGTATAACACAG GAGTCTGACGATGATGAAATCTCTCACCTAGAATGGGAAACAGTACGGGTGCGGTTCCTCAAGGCTGGGACTCTTGAAAAATTGATAGAATCCTTAGCATCTGACACGGGGGAACTCGAGTCTACCTTTGTTAATGTGTTCCTCGCTACATACCGCACTTTCTCCTCTACTAAACAAGTCTTAAATCTCATCCTTGATCGCTACCTCGCCCTTGATTCGAGTAATAATAAGATTAATGTAGCACCACATCTTCGAGAGGACCATAAAAA GGCTTTGAGATTAACGCTCCAGGTATGGCTGGATGGTTATCCAGAGGACTTCCGAGTTCCCCCAGCTTTTGCCTGTCTGCATCAGCTGTGGGAGTTCACCAAGACTCATCTTCCTGACTCTGATCTACACATCAAGGTTGGCTATAAGCtggaaaagatgaagagagaagaagaaatgaaag GATCACCAATGCTAGAGAAGATTTTGTCATGTGAGGAAATGAGagtacactgctcttcaccaatgaGTAATGGAAATCACCAACCATATGAATTCCTTGACATACCAGAATCCACCTTTGCTCAGCAGCTAACTCGAATGGACACA GTCCTCTTCAAGGGTGTGATAGCTCATCAGTGCTTAGGTTCTGTATGGTCACGTAGGGATCGTGGTCGTGGAGACGCAGCAGCTACTGTAACAGCTACAATTGATCAATTTAATGCTGTTAGTTTTCGTGTCCAGTCTACCATCCTTGTTGATACAGAGCTCAAGCCATCTCAACGTGCCAGACTTATTGTCAAGTGGATTGATATTGCTCAG GAGTTGAGAATGCACAAGAACTTTTCCTCCTTGAAAGCAATCATCTCAGGTCTACAATCAAATCCAATTTATAGACTAAAAAAGACTTGGGGAGCAGTCATTAAAGATAAG GCGGAGCTATTTGAAGAGTTGGCAAGGATCTTCAGTGAAGAAAACAACCAGTTAAACCAGAGAGAGTTACTTATGAAGGAGGGAACTGCTAAGCATGCTCAGACTGCTCATGCAAATGACAGACATCTACCCAAAGCTCTTGAGAAATTAGCAATAAACCCATTG GCTACCAGTTATGGAACAATTCCATACCTTGGGACATTCCTGACCGATCTCACCATGATTGATACAGCTATTCAAGACACTGTTGCAAATGGCCTTATCAACTTTGACAAGAAACGTAAAGAATTTGAGGTCCTAGCACAG ATCCGGCTTCTTCAGGGTGCAGCAAATGCATATAAGATAGaaagagatgagatgtttgaaagGTGGTGGGATTCTGTGCTTGTGCTGGACGACAAGGAAGCTTGGAGGCTTTCTTGTCAAATTGAGCCCCAGGGATCTTCAGCTCAGTCATCAACAAGAGAAGGCAGGATAAGGAAAAGAGCACA ATTTGGACATAGAAAGAATGACAGCATTGCCAGTACCTCGAGTGGATCATCGAGTAGTCAGTTCCTCTTTGATAATGACTCTTTGACTAGCCCTGCCAGCCATAATGATAGCTGCTCTCTGGAAAGAAAG ATGTCAACATCCTCTAGTAGCTCATCACTGCCTTCACTAGATGTCTCAGTGCATTCAGGTGGTACCACTGCATCAGGTCGCACTCCAGAACGCATTTCTAATACTCTGCAACAACCACCAAAATCTTCACCATACATCACTCCTGATTTTTACATCATCAGAGTGTCGATTGAAAGTAGTGCACATGAAATTGAAG GTGTAAACCTCTACAAAAGTATCATGCTGAGCAACTCAGAAAGGACAGTGTCAGTTATTCGAAAAGCAatggaaaaacatggatttgaGGGTAATCCTGAAGACTACACATTGGCTCAGTTCCTTCCTGATGGTG AGATGCTGTTGCCTGCTTCTGCAAATGTGTATTATGCAATTAACACCCAGTATGACCTTAATTTTGTATTGAGAAGGCGAAGACATGGTGATGAAAACACAATTATTAGAAGAAATCCAGCTAAGGACCACAAAGTTCGTAAAAAGCTCCTGGTCACGTAG
- the Rgl gene encoding ral guanine nucleotide dissociation stimulator-like 1 isoform X4: MVHITGWRFGAVNYKAPTWRLWGEEKCEGAIYTVYLKKVRYHHPSRSITQESDDDEISHLEWETVRVRFLKAGTLEKLIESLASDTGELESTFVNVFLATYRTFSSTKQVLNLILDRYLALDSSNNKINVAPHLREDHKKALRLTLQVWLDGYPEDFRVPPAFACLHQLWEFTKTHLPDSDLHIKVGYKLEKMKREEEMKGSPMLEKILSCEEMRVHCSSPMSNGNHQPYEFLDIPESTFAQQLTRMDTVLFKGVIAHQCLGSVWSRRDRGRGDAAATVTATIDQFNAVSFRVQSTILVDTELKPSQRARLIVKWIDIAQELRMHKNFSSLKAIISGLQSNPIYRLKKTWGAVIKDKAELFEELARIFSEENNQLNQRELLMKEGTAKHAQTAHANDRHLPKALEKLAINPLATSYGTIPYLGTFLTDLTMIDTAIQDTVANGLINFDKKRKEFEVLAQIRLLQGAANAYKIERDEMFERWWDSVLVLDDKEAWRLSCQIEPQGSSAQSSTREGRIRKRAQFGHRKNDSIASTSSGSSSSQFLFDNDSLTSPASHNDSCSLERKMSTSSSSSSLPSLDVSVHSGGTTASGRTPERISNTLQQPPKSSPYITPDFYIIRVSIESSAHEIEGVNLYKSIMLSNSERTVSVIRKAMEKHGFEGNPEDYTLAQFLPDGEMLLPASANVYYAINTQYDLNFVLRRRRHGDENTIIRRNPAKDHKVRKKLLVT, translated from the exons GCGCCGACGTGGCGACTATGGGGCGAGGAAAAATGCGAAGGCGCCATCTACACCGTGTACTTGAAGAAGGTCCGCTACCACCACCCCTCAAGGAGTATAACACAG GAGTCTGACGATGATGAAATCTCTCACCTAGAATGGGAAACAGTACGGGTGCGGTTCCTCAAGGCTGGGACTCTTGAAAAATTGATAGAATCCTTAGCATCTGACACGGGGGAACTCGAGTCTACCTTTGTTAATGTGTTCCTCGCTACATACCGCACTTTCTCCTCTACTAAACAAGTCTTAAATCTCATCCTTGATCGCTACCTCGCCCTTGATTCGAGTAATAATAAGATTAATGTAGCACCACATCTTCGAGAGGACCATAAAAA GGCTTTGAGATTAACGCTCCAGGTATGGCTGGATGGTTATCCAGAGGACTTCCGAGTTCCCCCAGCTTTTGCCTGTCTGCATCAGCTGTGGGAGTTCACCAAGACTCATCTTCCTGACTCTGATCTACACATCAAGGTTGGCTATAAGCtggaaaagatgaagagagaagaagaaatgaaag GATCACCAATGCTAGAGAAGATTTTGTCATGTGAGGAAATGAGagtacactgctcttcaccaatgaGTAATGGAAATCACCAACCATATGAATTCCTTGACATACCAGAATCCACCTTTGCTCAGCAGCTAACTCGAATGGACACA GTCCTCTTCAAGGGTGTGATAGCTCATCAGTGCTTAGGTTCTGTATGGTCACGTAGGGATCGTGGTCGTGGAGACGCAGCAGCTACTGTAACAGCTACAATTGATCAATTTAATGCTGTTAGTTTTCGTGTCCAGTCTACCATCCTTGTTGATACAGAGCTCAAGCCATCTCAACGTGCCAGACTTATTGTCAAGTGGATTGATATTGCTCAG GAGTTGAGAATGCACAAGAACTTTTCCTCCTTGAAAGCAATCATCTCAGGTCTACAATCAAATCCAATTTATAGACTAAAAAAGACTTGGGGAGCAGTCATTAAAGATAAG GCGGAGCTATTTGAAGAGTTGGCAAGGATCTTCAGTGAAGAAAACAACCAGTTAAACCAGAGAGAGTTACTTATGAAGGAGGGAACTGCTAAGCATGCTCAGACTGCTCATGCAAATGACAGACATCTACCCAAAGCTCTTGAGAAATTAGCAATAAACCCATTG GCTACCAGTTATGGAACAATTCCATACCTTGGGACATTCCTGACCGATCTCACCATGATTGATACAGCTATTCAAGACACTGTTGCAAATGGCCTTATCAACTTTGACAAGAAACGTAAAGAATTTGAGGTCCTAGCACAG ATCCGGCTTCTTCAGGGTGCAGCAAATGCATATAAGATAGaaagagatgagatgtttgaaagGTGGTGGGATTCTGTGCTTGTGCTGGACGACAAGGAAGCTTGGAGGCTTTCTTGTCAAATTGAGCCCCAGGGATCTTCAGCTCAGTCATCAACAAGAGAAGGCAGGATAAGGAAAAGAGCACA ATTTGGACATAGAAAGAATGACAGCATTGCCAGTACCTCGAGTGGATCATCGAGTAGTCAGTTCCTCTTTGATAATGACTCTTTGACTAGCCCTGCCAGCCATAATGATAGCTGCTCTCTGGAAAGAAAG ATGTCAACATCCTCTAGTAGCTCATCACTGCCTTCACTAGATGTCTCAGTGCATTCAGGTGGTACCACTGCATCAGGTCGCACTCCAGAACGCATTTCTAATACTCTGCAACAACCACCAAAATCTTCACCATACATCACTCCTGATTTTTACATCATCAGAGTGTCGATTGAAAGTAGTGCACATGAAATTGAAG GTGTAAACCTCTACAAAAGTATCATGCTGAGCAACTCAGAAAGGACAGTGTCAGTTATTCGAAAAGCAatggaaaaacatggatttgaGGGTAATCCTGAAGACTACACATTGGCTCAGTTCCTTCCTGATGGTG AGATGCTGTTGCCTGCTTCTGCAAATGTGTATTATGCAATTAACACCCAGTATGACCTTAATTTTGTATTGAGAAGGCGAAGACATGGTGATGAAAACACAATTATTAGAAGAAATCCAGCTAAGGACCACAAAGTTCGTAAAAAGCTCCTGGTCACGTAG